In Rhizobium sp. N324, a single genomic region encodes these proteins:
- a CDS encoding phytoene/squalene synthase family protein: MGEAKTATNQEICLAMLRDSDRDRYLACLLSPEEKRGALAALYAFNAELARIRDLVHEPLPGEVRLQYWRDLLEGSAHGSTAANPVAAALLTAIETHRLPRKTLIDIIEARTFDLYDDPMETRLSLEGYAGETASALIQLASLVLSPEEAARSANAAGHAGVAQAVAGLLLLMPLHRRRGQVYIPLQILTATGLDRDAFLAGEDRPRISAAIEAFAGLGREHLAKARAAGPIAPAVFPAFLPATLAEPVLVKAQKHGAVLFDRPLQPPQWRRQLSMALSSVRRKI; the protein is encoded by the coding sequence ATGGGTGAAGCGAAGACGGCGACGAACCAGGAGATCTGCCTGGCGATGCTGCGTGACAGCGATCGCGACCGCTACCTTGCCTGCCTGCTGTCGCCGGAGGAAAAGCGCGGCGCGCTTGCAGCCCTGTACGCCTTCAATGCCGAGCTTGCCCGCATCCGTGATCTCGTGCACGAGCCGTTGCCCGGCGAGGTGCGGCTGCAATACTGGCGCGACCTGCTGGAAGGCAGCGCCCATGGGTCGACGGCGGCCAACCCGGTCGCGGCAGCGCTTTTAACGGCGATCGAAACCCATCGTCTGCCGCGCAAGACGCTGATCGACATAATCGAGGCCCGCACCTTCGACCTCTATGACGATCCGATGGAAACGCGTCTTTCGCTCGAAGGTTATGCCGGCGAGACGGCATCGGCGCTGATCCAGCTTGCAAGCCTCGTGCTGTCGCCTGAAGAGGCTGCACGATCGGCGAATGCGGCCGGCCATGCCGGTGTGGCCCAGGCGGTCGCCGGCCTGTTGCTGCTGATGCCGCTGCATCGCCGCCGCGGCCAGGTCTATATTCCGCTGCAGATCCTTACCGCCACCGGTCTTGACCGCGATGCCTTCCTCGCCGGTGAAGACAGGCCGCGCATCTCAGCCGCCATCGAGGCCTTCGCCGGCCTCGGCCGCGAACATCTGGCAAAGGCGAGGGCGGCAGGCCCGATCGCGCCGGCGGTCTTTCCAGCCTTCCTGCCGGCGACGCTTGCCGAACCGGTGCTCGTCAAGGCGCAGAAGCATGGCGCCGTCCTGTTCGACCGGCCGCTGCAGCCGCCGCAATGGCGCCGCCAGCTGAGTATGGCGCTCTCCTCAGTCCGCAGAAAAATCTGA
- the trmFO gene encoding methylenetetrahydrofolate--tRNA-(uracil(54)-C(5))-methyltransferase (FADH(2)-oxidizing) TrmFO, with the protein MNTISSYSPIHVVGGGLAGSEAAWQIASSGVPVILHEMRGLRGTDAHKTDGLAELVCSNSFRSDDATSNAVGVIHAEMRMAGSLIMATADRHQVPAGGALAVDRDGFSEAVTKAIDDHPLITVVREEITGLPPADWDLAIVATGPLTAPSLASAIQAETGKDSLAFFDAIAPIVYRESIDMDICWYQSRYDKVGPGGTGKDYINCPMDEAQYNAFVDALISGDAVGFKEWEGTPYFDGCLPIEVMAERGRETLRHGPMKPMGLTNAHNPTVKAYAVVQLRQDNALGTLYNMVGFQTKLKYGAQAEIFRMIPGLENAEFARLGGLHRNTYINSPTLLDPSLTLKSRPGLRFAGQITGCEGYVESASVGLMAGRFAAAERKGEAISLPPATTALGALLGHITGGHIVTDEEPGKRSFQPMNINFGLFPELQPGSIVKPKGVKRFRGKDKTIMKRQLIARRALADCAAWLGQTSPFAESA; encoded by the coding sequence ATGAACACGATCTCTTCCTATTCCCCCATCCACGTCGTTGGCGGCGGGCTCGCCGGCTCGGAAGCCGCCTGGCAGATCGCCAGTTCCGGCGTCCCCGTTATCCTGCATGAAATGCGCGGGCTACGCGGCACGGATGCGCATAAAACAGACGGACTTGCCGAACTGGTCTGCTCCAACTCCTTCCGCTCCGACGATGCGACCAGCAATGCCGTCGGCGTCATTCATGCCGAGATGCGCATGGCGGGCTCGCTGATCATGGCCACTGCCGATCGGCACCAGGTGCCGGCCGGTGGCGCGCTCGCCGTCGATCGCGACGGCTTTTCCGAAGCGGTGACCAAGGCAATCGATGACCACCCGCTCATCACCGTCGTACGCGAGGAAATCACCGGCCTGCCGCCTGCTGACTGGGATCTTGCCATCGTCGCCACCGGGCCGCTGACGGCGCCGTCGCTTGCAAGCGCTATCCAAGCGGAAACCGGCAAGGATTCGCTCGCCTTCTTCGATGCCATCGCGCCGATCGTCTACCGCGAGAGCATCGACATGGATATCTGCTGGTACCAGTCGCGCTACGACAAGGTCGGCCCCGGCGGCACCGGCAAGGATTACATCAATTGCCCGATGGACGAGGCGCAGTACAATGCCTTCGTCGACGCGCTGATATCGGGTGACGCAGTCGGTTTCAAGGAATGGGAAGGCACGCCTTATTTCGACGGCTGCCTGCCGATCGAGGTCATGGCCGAACGCGGCCGCGAGACGCTGCGTCACGGACCGATGAAGCCGATGGGGCTGACCAACGCGCATAACCCGACGGTCAAGGCCTATGCCGTCGTTCAGCTGCGCCAGGACAATGCGCTCGGCACGCTCTACAACATGGTCGGCTTCCAGACGAAGCTGAAATATGGCGCGCAGGCGGAAATCTTCCGGATGATCCCAGGGCTGGAAAATGCGGAATTCGCCCGCCTCGGCGGCCTGCACCGCAACACCTATATCAACTCCCCCACTTTGCTCGACCCGTCGCTAACCTTGAAATCGCGGCCAGGCCTGCGTTTTGCCGGCCAGATCACCGGCTGCGAGGGTTATGTGGAAAGCGCCAGCGTCGGGCTGATGGCCGGCCGTTTCGCCGCCGCCGAACGCAAGGGCGAAGCGATCTCGCTGCCGCCGGCAACGACGGCGCTCGGCGCGCTGCTCGGCCATATCACCGGCGGACATATCGTCACCGACGAGGAGCCGGGCAAACGCTCGTTTCAGCCGATGAACATCAATTTCGGGCTGTTTCCGGAGCTCCAGCCCGGTTCGATCGTCAAGCCCAAAGGCGTCAAGCGTTTCCGCGGCAAGGACAAGACGATCATGAAACGGCAGTTGATCGCGCGGCGCGCCCTTGCAGACTGCGCCGCCTGGCTCGGCCAGACTTCGCCATTTGCCGAAAGCGCCTGA
- a CDS encoding DUF1127 domain-containing protein translates to MNPIRIAKSWLSYRRTLNELGGLSNQTLSDIGVSRYDIRNIASRSFR, encoded by the coding sequence ATGAACCCGATCCGCATTGCAAAAAGCTGGCTCAGCTACCGCCGTACGCTCAACGAACTCGGCGGCCTTTCGAACCAGACCCTGTCCGACATCGGCGTCAGCCGTTACGACATCCGCAATATCGCATCCCGCTCGTTTCGCTAA
- a CDS encoding DUF1127 domain-containing protein, with translation MNFSRSFNNWRKYRQTVTELGRMTNRELHDLGIDRSDIHRVAREASAR, from the coding sequence ATGAACTTCTCTCGCTCTTTCAATAACTGGCGCAAGTATCGTCAGACAGTCACGGAACTTGGCCGCATGACCAACCGCGAATTGCACGATCTCGGCATCGACCGTTCGGACATCCATCGCGTTGCCCGTGAGGCTTCTGCCCGCTAA
- a CDS encoding DUF2157 domain-containing protein yields the protein MYRGRLERDLSLWVGKGLLGQETAGALLAEYDSRPASFSLGRVLMALAALLLAAAILLVVASNWEAIPRLVRVGVILALIWVVHIAAARMLARGARAAASGLLIIGAMSFGGAISLVGQMYHLSGDEQTVMYLWFAIATISAILFRSGAVAVVAGFLSWASFAVYLENYDSHWIGLDPWMAPVMAAIVIALVRYTGAERARHLAYLLLIGWLAWLYALYEEIAVALAFAIGGMAAFVLTALPTRPVVSLVRSAGAAPAFYSFLVAAIGFLLLHIEIEDGWRLVVLGVATLGASVLAIALHGRDNGAVRYLAYTTFAAEMLYLASVTVGSILGTSSLFLFSGLFVALVAWIVIRLERRFSANAQGERA from the coding sequence ATGTATCGCGGCAGATTGGAGCGGGATCTCTCGCTCTGGGTGGGCAAGGGCCTGCTGGGGCAGGAAACGGCAGGCGCGCTTCTCGCCGAATATGACAGCCGCCCGGCAAGCTTCAGCCTCGGCAGGGTGCTGATGGCGCTGGCGGCGCTGCTGCTGGCAGCCGCCATCCTGCTGGTCGTCGCCTCCAACTGGGAGGCCATTCCGCGCCTCGTCCGCGTCGGCGTCATCCTGGCCCTGATCTGGGTGGTGCACATCGCCGCCGCCCGGATGCTCGCCCGCGGCGCGAGAGCGGCGGCAAGCGGCCTGCTGATCATCGGTGCGATGAGCTTCGGCGGCGCCATTTCGCTGGTGGGGCAGATGTATCATCTCTCCGGCGACGAGCAGACGGTGATGTATCTCTGGTTCGCCATCGCGACGATCTCGGCAATTCTGTTCCGTTCGGGCGCGGTGGCCGTCGTTGCCGGCTTCCTCTCCTGGGCGTCCTTTGCCGTTTATCTCGAGAATTACGACAGCCATTGGATCGGGCTCGATCCCTGGATGGCGCCCGTCATGGCGGCGATCGTCATCGCGCTGGTGCGGTATACCGGCGCCGAGCGGGCCCGCCATCTCGCCTATCTGCTGCTGATCGGCTGGCTTGCCTGGCTCTATGCGCTTTATGAGGAGATTGCCGTGGCGCTCGCCTTCGCAATCGGCGGCATGGCGGCCTTTGTCCTGACGGCGTTGCCAACCCGGCCTGTTGTCTCCCTGGTCAGGAGCGCCGGTGCAGCCCCGGCCTTCTACAGCTTCCTCGTCGCCGCGATCGGCTTCCTGCTGCTGCATATCGAGATCGAGGACGGCTGGCGGTTGGTGGTGCTCGGGGTGGCGACGCTTGGCGCTTCGGTGCTGGCGATCGCTCTGCATGGCAGGGACAACGGCGCGGTGCGTTATCTCGCTTATACGACCTTTGCCGCCGAGATGCTTTATCTCGCCTCCGTGACTGTCGGATCGATCCTCGGCACGTCGAGCCTCTTTCTCTTCTCCGGTCTCTTCGTCGCGCTGGTTGCGTGGATCGTCATTCGTCTCGAACGGCGCTTTTCGGCCAATGCACAGGGGGAACGCGCATGA
- a CDS encoding GDYXXLXY domain-containing protein encodes MNSLMAKLQSGRGYLFSAIIVAGLQTVILGTIIQSRASILANGAEVLLKTAPVDPRDFLRGDYVVLNYDISSVPVQTVSGGIPAEPGERTLWVRLKKQEDGFWTVTESSFHQLPPLPETVILRSQPFYSGGLAAGDSIRVEYGIERYYVPEGEGKPIEEARNDGNVAISVRVSPAGSAQIRSLVVDGKPVYDEPLY; translated from the coding sequence ATGAACTCGCTGATGGCAAAGCTGCAGTCCGGCAGGGGCTATCTGTTTTCGGCAATCATCGTCGCCGGCCTGCAGACGGTGATCCTCGGCACGATCATCCAGAGCCGGGCATCGATCCTCGCCAACGGCGCCGAGGTGCTGCTGAAAACGGCGCCGGTCGATCCGCGCGATTTCCTGCGCGGCGATTATGTCGTGTTGAATTATGATATTTCCTCGGTGCCGGTGCAGACGGTCTCCGGCGGTATTCCGGCAGAGCCCGGCGAGCGCACTCTATGGGTTCGGTTGAAGAAGCAGGAGGACGGTTTCTGGACAGTGACCGAATCGTCGTTTCACCAACTGCCGCCACTGCCGGAGACCGTGATCCTGCGCAGCCAGCCATTCTACAGTGGCGGACTTGCTGCCGGCGACAGCATCCGTGTCGAATACGGCATCGAGCGCTATTATGTTCCCGAGGGCGAGGGCAAGCCAATCGAGGAGGCCCGCAATGATGGCAACGTCGCCATTTCAGTGCGTGTCTCGCCGGCCGGCAGCGCGCAGATTCGCAGTCTGGTCGTCGACGGCAAGCCGGTTTACGACGAGCCGCTCTACTGA
- the tig gene encoding trigger factor produces the protein MQVIETLAEGLKREIKVVIPAKDMQDKMDQRLADVKDKVRINGFRPGKVPAAHLKKVYGKSIMAELVNEIVREQPAAILSSRGEKSATQPEIAMTEDKDEADKILAAEQDFEFTLSYEVLPPIELKSVKGIKVTREVIDIADDEVTEQVLKVAESARAYETKTGKAADGDRITMDYVGKVDGEAFEGGTDQGAELVLGSGRFIPGFEEQLVGVKAGQEKTITVTFPADYPAKNLAGKEATFDVSVKDVAAPGKVEINDELASKLGIESADRLKEIVRGQIESQYGSLTRQKLKRQILDQLDEMYKFETPASLVDAEYNGIWNQVNNDLAQSGKTFEDEDTTEEKAREEYKTLAERRVRLGLVLSEIGEKAGVEVTEDEMQRAIYDQLRQYPGQEKQILEFFRSQPGAAASIRAPIFEEKVIDHLLTEIDVTDKKVTKEELLAEEEGEAKAETKKAAPKKKAAAKAEAADAGEGEEAAPKKKAAPKKKAADESAE, from the coding sequence ATGCAGGTTATCGAAACGCTCGCTGAAGGGCTGAAGCGCGAAATCAAGGTCGTTATCCCGGCCAAGGACATGCAGGACAAGATGGATCAGCGTCTTGCCGATGTGAAGGACAAGGTCCGCATCAACGGCTTCCGTCCGGGCAAGGTACCCGCTGCTCACCTGAAGAAGGTCTACGGCAAATCGATCATGGCCGAGCTCGTCAACGAGATCGTCCGCGAGCAGCCGGCCGCCATCCTCTCCAGCCGTGGCGAGAAGTCGGCCACGCAGCCGGAAATCGCCATGACCGAGGACAAGGACGAAGCCGACAAGATCCTCGCCGCCGAGCAGGATTTCGAATTCACGCTCTCCTATGAAGTGCTGCCGCCGATCGAACTGAAGTCGGTCAAGGGCATCAAGGTCACCCGCGAAGTCATCGACATCGCCGACGACGAAGTCACCGAGCAGGTCCTGAAGGTTGCCGAAAGCGCCCGCGCTTACGAGACCAAGACCGGCAAGGCCGCTGACGGCGACCGCATCACCATGGATTATGTCGGCAAGGTCGATGGCGAAGCCTTCGAAGGCGGCACCGACCAGGGCGCCGAACTGGTGCTCGGCTCCGGCCGCTTCATCCCGGGCTTCGAAGAGCAGCTCGTCGGCGTCAAGGCCGGCCAGGAGAAGACCATCACCGTGACCTTCCCGGCCGACTATCCGGCCAAGAACCTCGCCGGCAAGGAAGCCACCTTCGACGTATCGGTCAAGGATGTTGCAGCGCCTGGCAAGGTTGAGATCAACGACGAACTCGCCTCCAAGCTTGGCATCGAATCCGCCGATCGCCTGAAGGAAATCGTCCGCGGCCAGATCGAATCGCAGTACGGCTCGCTGACCCGCCAGAAGCTGAAGCGTCAGATCCTCGACCAGCTCGACGAGATGTATAAGTTCGAAACCCCGGCCTCGCTGGTCGATGCCGAATATAACGGCATCTGGAACCAGGTGAACAACGACCTCGCTCAGTCCGGCAAGACCTTCGAGGACGAAGACACGACCGAAGAGAAGGCACGTGAGGAATACAAGACGCTCGCCGAGCGTCGCGTCCGCCTCGGCCTCGTTCTCTCCGAAATCGGCGAAAAGGCCGGCGTCGAAGTCACCGAAGACGAGATGCAGCGCGCCATCTACGATCAGCTGCGCCAGTATCCGGGCCAGGAAAAGCAGATCCTCGAATTCTTCCGCAGCCAGCCGGGTGCCGCCGCTTCGATCCGCGCGCCGATCTTCGAAGAGAAGGTCATCGATCATCTGCTGACCGAAATCGACGTCACCGACAAGAAGGTGACCAAGGAAGAGCTGCTCGCCGAGGAAGAAGGCGAAGCGAAAGCCGAGACCAAGAAGGCCGCCCCGAAGAAGAAGGCTGCCGCCAAGGCCGAAGCTGCCGACGCCGGTGAAGGCGAAGAAGCCGCTCCGAAGAAGAAGGCTGCTCCGAAGAAGAAGGCAGCTGACGAAAGCGCCGAATAA
- a CDS encoding nuclear transport factor 2 family protein: MTVKDDMKKRVEEIYAVRDRGDIEGTLALIGEDCTFRMAGNTRLAPFSTEAGGHAFRQVIEQLITVWDLSKVKTAGIYVDEEEHMVFAHREGEVRHIPSGVSFYTEFVDKIHFKDGKPVKIVEFVDTLQVAETTRIIQFA, from the coding sequence ATGACCGTAAAAGATGACATGAAGAAACGCGTTGAAGAAATCTACGCTGTGCGTGACCGCGGCGATATCGAGGGCACGCTGGCGCTGATTGGTGAGGATTGCACCTTCCGGATGGCCGGCAATACACGGTTGGCGCCTTTTTCAACTGAAGCCGGCGGCCATGCCTTTCGGCAAGTGATAGAGCAACTCATCACTGTGTGGGATCTATCCAAGGTCAAGACAGCCGGCATCTATGTGGACGAGGAGGAGCATATGGTCTTCGCCCATCGCGAAGGTGAGGTCAGGCACATCCCATCGGGTGTGAGCTTCTATACGGAATTCGTCGACAAGATCCATTTCAAGGATGGGAAACCGGTCAAGATCGTCGAATTCGTCGACACGCTGCAAGTGGCTGAGACGACCCGGATCATCCAGTTCGCTTAA
- a CDS encoding B12-binding domain-containing radical SAM protein, whose protein sequence is MSHVLEATRRRFQLILIKPSHYDDDGYVIRWWRAMIPSNSLAALYGIAAECAERKVLGPDTAIDITVIDETNTRIDFAGLLAQFKRHDNFGMIALVGVQTNQYPRALDIARPFRDAGLPVSIGGFHVSGCLSMLDGKAVGLEACRDMGISMFAGEAEGRLDMVLRDAANGELKPLYNFMNDLPGIGGTPVPFLPKDNIQRTLGLSTSFDAGRGCPYQCSFCTIINVQGRKSRFRSADDVEKLVRMNWAQGIHKFFITDDNFARNKDWEAIFDRLIELKERDGIPLGLMIQVDTLCHKIPNFIEKSRRAGVTRVFIGLENVNPNNLTAAKKNQNKITEYRKMLLAWKAQGIMTLAGYILGFPADTPESIRRDIAIIQEELPLDVIEFFILTPLPGSEDHQVLWKKGVEMDADLNIYDVEHVCTAHPQMSKQEWEDIYHEAWSLYYSPDHMKTLLRRAVATGVPLARLVKVLVSFATTVPLENVHPLQSGLLRLKTPSERRPELPRENPLVFWPRFAWETFRKHASLAGTIVGLTISAFLISRDAKSKTYMDQALTPVADDEEETLSLFTKTAGGAAAVSHVRKVAELTRH, encoded by the coding sequence CATGTCTTGGAAGCTACGCGCCGACGTTTTCAGCTGATCCTGATCAAGCCGTCGCATTATGACGACGACGGCTACGTCATCCGCTGGTGGCGGGCGATGATTCCTTCCAATTCGCTTGCAGCTCTCTATGGCATCGCCGCCGAATGCGCCGAGCGCAAGGTGCTCGGGCCCGACACGGCGATCGACATCACCGTGATCGACGAGACCAATACGCGGATCGACTTCGCCGGACTGCTCGCACAGTTCAAGCGCCACGACAATTTCGGCATGATCGCGCTCGTCGGCGTCCAGACCAACCAGTATCCGCGCGCACTTGATATCGCCCGGCCGTTCCGCGATGCCGGCCTGCCGGTTTCCATCGGCGGCTTCCATGTTTCCGGCTGCCTGTCGATGTTGGATGGCAAGGCGGTCGGGCTCGAAGCCTGCCGCGACATGGGCATTTCGATGTTTGCCGGCGAGGCCGAGGGCCGGCTCGATATGGTGCTGCGCGACGCGGCAAACGGCGAGCTGAAGCCGCTCTACAATTTCATGAACGACCTCCCCGGCATCGGCGGCACGCCGGTTCCCTTCCTGCCGAAGGACAATATCCAGCGCACGCTCGGGCTCAGCACCAGCTTCGATGCCGGGCGCGGTTGTCCCTATCAGTGTTCGTTCTGCACCATCATCAATGTGCAGGGACGCAAGTCACGCTTCCGCTCGGCTGACGACGTCGAAAAGCTGGTGCGGATGAACTGGGCGCAGGGCATCCACAAATTCTTCATCACCGATGATAATTTCGCCCGCAACAAGGATTGGGAAGCGATCTTCGACCGGCTGATCGAGCTCAAGGAGCGGGACGGCATCCCGCTCGGCCTGATGATCCAGGTCGATACGCTCTGCCACAAGATCCCCAATTTCATCGAGAAATCCAGGCGCGCCGGCGTCACCCGCGTATTCATCGGCCTCGAAAACGTCAATCCCAACAACCTGACCGCCGCCAAGAAGAACCAGAACAAGATCACCGAATATCGCAAGATGCTGCTCGCCTGGAAGGCGCAGGGCATCATGACGCTCGCCGGTTATATCCTGGGCTTCCCGGCCGACACGCCGGAGTCGATCCGCCGCGACATCGCGATCATACAGGAAGAGCTGCCGCTCGACGTCATTGAATTCTTCATCCTGACGCCGCTGCCCGGCTCCGAGGACCATCAGGTGCTGTGGAAGAAGGGCGTCGAGATGGACGCCGATCTCAACATCTACGATGTCGAGCACGTCTGCACCGCGCATCCTCAGATGAGCAAGCAGGAGTGGGAAGACATCTACCACGAGGCCTGGTCGCTCTATTATTCTCCCGATCATATGAAGACGCTGCTGCGTCGTGCTGTGGCGACCGGGGTGCCGCTCGCAAGGCTCGTCAAGGTTCTCGTCTCTTTCGCAACCACCGTGCCGCTTGAAAACGTGCATCCGCTGCAGAGCGGTCTCCTGCGCCTGAAGACACCTTCAGAGCGGCGTCCCGAGTTGCCGCGCGAAAATCCGCTTGTCTTTTGGCCGCGTTTTGCCTGGGAAACCTTCAGAAAACATGCTTCGCTCGCCGGCACGATCGTCGGGCTGACGATTTCGGCATTCCTGATTTCACGGGACGCCAAGTCGAAGACCTATATGGATCAGGCCCTGACGCCGGTTGCCGATGATGAGGAAGAGACACTCAGCCTCTTTACCAAAACAGCCGGCGGCGCTGCGGCCGTCAGCCACGTGAGGAAAGTCGCGGAGCTGACGCGGCATTGA